One part of the Sus scrofa isolate TJ Tabasco breed Duroc chromosome 8, Sscrofa11.1, whole genome shotgun sequence genome encodes these proteins:
- the MRPS18C gene encoding 28S ribosomal protein S18c, mitochondrial isoform X1, with translation MAAVVSLCSRLGRRKSTDFVNAAVCLTDPGTHAVCCCFCSIAVLWRSCSQYKQVASNEDLPVPMENPYKEPLKKCILCEKHVDYKNVQLLSQFISPFTGCIYGRHITGLCGKKQKEITKAIKRAQILGFMPVTYKDPAYLKDPKVCNIKYRE, from the exons ATGGCGGCTGTGGTGTCTCTTTGCAGCCGGTTGGGGAGGAGAAAGTCGACAGACTTCGTGAATGCTGCTGTCTGCCTTACGGATCCCGGGACTCATGCAG TTTGTTGCTGTTTCTGTTCAATTGCAGTGCTGTGGAGAAGTTGTTCACAATATAAACAGGTAGCCAGCAACGAGGAcctt CCTGTTCCAATGGAAAATCCTTATAAGGAGCCTCTGAAAAAATGTATCTTGTGTGAAAAACATGTAGATTATAAGAATGTGCAG CTTTTATCccagtttatttctccttttactgGATGCATTTATGGAAGGCACATaacag GTCTTTgtgggaagaaacaaaaagaaattacaaaagcaATTAAGAGAGCTCAAATACTGG GGTTTATGCCAGTTACATACAAGGATCCTGCATATCTCAAAGACCCTAAAGTTTGTAACATCAAATACAGGGAGTAA
- the MRPS18C gene encoding 28S ribosomal protein S18c, mitochondrial isoform X2, giving the protein MAAVVSLCSRLGRRKSTDFVNAAVCLTDPGTHAVLWRSCSQYKQVASNEDLPVPMENPYKEPLKKCILCEKHVDYKNVQLLSQFISPFTGCIYGRHITGLCGKKQKEITKAIKRAQILGFMPVTYKDPAYLKDPKVCNIKYRE; this is encoded by the exons ATGGCGGCTGTGGTGTCTCTTTGCAGCCGGTTGGGGAGGAGAAAGTCGACAGACTTCGTGAATGCTGCTGTCTGCCTTACGGATCCCGGGACTCATGCAG TGCTGTGGAGAAGTTGTTCACAATATAAACAGGTAGCCAGCAACGAGGAcctt CCTGTTCCAATGGAAAATCCTTATAAGGAGCCTCTGAAAAAATGTATCTTGTGTGAAAAACATGTAGATTATAAGAATGTGCAG CTTTTATCccagtttatttctccttttactgGATGCATTTATGGAAGGCACATaacag GTCTTTgtgggaagaaacaaaaagaaattacaaaagcaATTAAGAGAGCTCAAATACTGG GGTTTATGCCAGTTACATACAAGGATCCTGCATATCTCAAAGACCCTAAAGTTTGTAACATCAAATACAGGGAGTAA
- the MRPS18C gene encoding 28S ribosomal protein S18c, mitochondrial isoform X3, giving the protein MAAVVSLCSRLGRRKSTDFVNAAVCLTDPGTHAVLWRSCSQYKQVASNEDLLLSQFISPFTGCIYGRHITGLCGKKQKEITKAIKRAQILGFMPVTYKDPAYLKDPKVCNIKYRE; this is encoded by the exons ATGGCGGCTGTGGTGTCTCTTTGCAGCCGGTTGGGGAGGAGAAAGTCGACAGACTTCGTGAATGCTGCTGTCTGCCTTACGGATCCCGGGACTCATGCAG TGCTGTGGAGAAGTTGTTCACAATATAAACAGGTAGCCAGCAACGAGGAcctt CTTTTATCccagtttatttctccttttactgGATGCATTTATGGAAGGCACATaacag GTCTTTgtgggaagaaacaaaaagaaattacaaaagcaATTAAGAGAGCTCAAATACTGG GGTTTATGCCAGTTACATACAAGGATCCTGCATATCTCAAAGACCCTAAAGTTTGTAACATCAAATACAGGGAGTAA